CGCCGATGCGGCGGATCGAAAAGGCCGCGCTCAGCGAGTCGAGCAGCGCGTCCACTTCGGCCACCGAGGCATCGTCGAAGTACAGCCGCAGATAGTGATGACGGGGATCCTCGGTGCGCAGCGTCGCAAGGTTGTCGTATGACTCGATGATCGCCTTGAAGCGCGCGATCG
The nucleotide sequence above comes from Candidatus Binataceae bacterium. Encoded proteins:
- a CDS encoding DUF4911 domain-containing protein is translated as MNSPQSFQTLLLAIEPAAIARFKAIIESYDNLATLRTEDPRHHYLRLYFDDASVAEVDALLDSLSAAFSIRRIGA